ATAATTTCCGGCCCAATACCCGCTGGATCGCCCATTGTCACAGCTAAAGGACGCTGCTGCATCTCAATCTCCTATCAATTTCAAAGGACGCTTTGGCGGGAAATGATCTTTTTGAGAAAATTCTAAGTCTTCCAAAACAACCTCGCCCTGCATCTCAAAAACTTGGCGAAGCTGCATAAAAATCATACGCAATTTTTGCTGTTTTTCAGATCGTGTACTTTTAGAAGATAAAATAATCTGCCTTAATTCAGGCTTTTTATCTAAAAGGGGGCACTTCCCTTCCTCCACTAAAATAATCCCTTCGATAAGAGGATTTTTTTCAATAGCGTCCAAAAGAGGCAAAGAGAGTTCTGAGAGGTCTTTTTCAAAACGTAAATCCACAACACACGGGCTGAGAAGAGAAGATTCTGTCTGATAATTTTGCCAACCTGTTAGAAACTTTTGCAACGACTCTAAGCCAACAATCCACGTTAAATCTGACTTTTCCAATCTTTCAAAAAGCGAATTCTGCCAATTTTGAGAGGCTTCCTCCCAATCTATTTTTGTTCCAAAAGAGCATAAACGTTTGAAAAAATCAGCCTCATTTTTATCAAAAGCCAACAAATTCAATTCAAAACCTAGATTGGAAAAAAACTGCACTTCCTCAAGCAAAATTTTATCGCCTTCTGAAGAAGAATTATCTGGAAGTTTTGGCAAAACAAAAGAGAGTTTTTCAGGCCTTTCTGCGAGAAGCAGATCCGCAAAATTCTTTCGCCGCCAACGTGCTAAAGACATTTCTCCTTTTGAAAAGGAAAGTTTTTCACTTACAACCGCATAAAAGGTAGGTGAAAAGCGAATTTTTTTCCCACTTTCCCTTAAACTTAATGCAACCGTCTCAAAATCTGAAAAACTAGTCCAAATCAATCTCTCTTTAACTTGTTGCGCTTCCTGTATTTTTTTCCAAATTTCTCGAACCGAAGAAACCTGAAACAAGAAAATACCAGAAGGCGGAACATCTATTTCTTTCTCACCCTCAAAGAAAGAATACTTTTCTTGCTCAGAAACCTCTCGAAAAGAATTTAAAGTGCCATCATAAGAAAGACTTCCACCGTGATTTTCCTTCAATCCCTGTATCACCCTAGCACCAAATGCAGCTGCATCGCCTTTCTCTAAAACAGCAAGCATTCTCGAAAGATTTATACCCTCTAAACGAACGCCTGCCGCCATCCAAAGCGTATTTTCAGCGCGCAATGTTTGAAGAGCAGTTTTCCAAAAAGCCAACACATCTTCTAATTTCAATAAATGGCAAAAACGATATTCTCCTTTAACAAGTCTTTCGACAGTGCGCTGCTCCTCCAGATTTCCAGAACTTACAATAAGAAGTTCTGTCCCTTGTTTTAAAATGGGTGCGAGACTTTCAATAGAACTGATAAGAGCAGTGTAATCTCCATGGGAAAACAAAACAACACTCAAATAAGGCTTTGCTGTAAAGAAATCCTCGTCCCAGCTTTCTGAAAAAACTTGCAAAGGAGAACGGCTTAACACCGAAAAAAGTGCCTCTTGCCGTGCCTGAGAGAGGCGCATTATTTGCCCAAAATCCTTTAAAGTCTCCTTGGACTGCGTTTCTTTCTCCTCAGCTGGCGCATACAACGTTTTTAAATCTTTTCCTAATTCATGATAAGCAACATAAAGAGAAAATAAATCATCTGCGCCAAGCCGTTTCATTTCCGCTTCGACTTCTGGCGTTTTCTGAAGAAAATGGAAAATATTTCTTGGATAAAAATTTTTATCCGTTAGAAAAGTACGCCCCTCTTCCTGACCGCATCTTAGAAAATGATCATATCCATTTCTGAAATTCCCCGCCTCTATCGCTTCTCGAACGTCTGGGTGATGCCTAAGATATTCTGTTTCTGAAAAATATTTACACGGATCAAACGCCAAAGGTGTTTTATTCGTTAGATAATGATGTAACGGAGACGAAAATTTCTTTTTTGCAATTTCCTCTGCGACCTCTGGATATTTTTCCAAATAATATACTGGGTCAAAATGCCAAGAAGTCCTAAGCGTTGTGATTTGTAACTCAAAACAACTCAGGAAAAACTGCCAAGCACCCATTCCTTCTGGAAGTTCTCTTTTGGGAGAAAGTTTTTCTAGTTCTTCTAAAAAAAGCTTTGGAACAAAAAAACGGTGTGGACGCTTTTTTTCTAAATCCCCCTTCAGAACAAAATGGTCATAATAATTTAGAAAAAGTTCAGGCTCTGTTCTAATCCGTCGAATAAACTGCCCGACGTCAAAGCAAAAACGTTTTTCTGAAAGTTCTGGATTAAAAAAGAAATATTCTTTTTCAGAAAAGAGCCAATGAGGCGCATGTCCTGAAAGCCCATTTTTTAAATAGAGTTCAATAACTTCCTCTAGAGAAGATGGACGCCTTTCCAATGAACAATTTTCAACATAAAAGGCTGGATCAAAAAAAGCATTCGGCGACTGCTTCGTTTCCCAGCCTTTTTTTTGCCAAAACAAACGATCCCGCCCTCTTTTTTGGGGAATTGTTCTTCCATAACGCTCCCGCCGCCAGATAAAGTCAAGCAATCCCCACTTTGGAGGCTGCTCTCTCGCTTTGATAAAACTTGAAAATTCGAGCTTTGAAAGTTCAGGAAGAATTTCAGAATTTGGTAAAGGCCTCTCTGTCATTTTTCCTCATTTTTAACCGAGATTTACGTTCATTACGTTTAAAATAGCCTCATGAAAAAAGCTTGTGATAAAGATATACTCAAAAAGCATTGAGCGCTATAAATATGAAACGAATAGAGGGATTACTCCCCTGAATTCAAAAGATTAAATCATTTTATGAAAAGCCTAATGACGACCTCAACTTCTATTCCTGAAAAAATCCTGCATCGCCTCCCTGACCGTACAGGACTCATTGTCGCACTGGACATGCCTTCCTTAGCGCAGGCTGAGACGATTGCAAATGCTGTCCGTCCTCATGCTGACATGCTTAAAACAGGAATGGAATATTGCTATGCGACAGGTCTTGAGAAAATAAAAGAAATAGAACGCATCCTTCCTATTTTTATCGATCTCAAGCTCTACGATATTCCTGCAACGGTCAAAAAAGGCATGAAATCCCTTATGCGCTATCACCCTTCCATGGTGACAATCCATGCTTCTGGAGGTGCAGAGATGATTAGAGCAGCCAAAGAAGGGCTGCAAGAAAGTGCTAAGGAAAACCATGTTCCAGCCCCACTCCTGCTGGCTGTAACGGTTTTAACAAGTTTTTCTTCAGAAGCACTCGAAAAGACAGGTATTCCACGATCGCCTCTAGATCAGGCGCTTCTTTTAGGAAAATCTGCCATTGAATCAGGTGCTGACGGGCTTGTTTGCTCTGGACATGAACTTAAGCATCTTCGTCAAGAACTCGGAGAAAGGCATGTTTTAGTAACACCTGGTATTCGTCCAAAAGGCAATGAGACACATGATCAAAAAAGAGTAATGACACCGACAGAAGCTGCGCATGCTGGTGCGGATTGGATTGTCGTTGGACGTCCTATCACACAAGCAAGCAATCCAGCTGAAGCTGCAAAAAACATTCAAGAAGAGCTTTCAAATGCCTCAAAATAAAAGTTGCATTTCTTTTTCAATATTTTTTAAATGAGCCATAATTTTTACGAAGTGGGCAACCTAGCATGACGGAAACAGATTCATCTTCCACGAGCAATGAAAAAACAACTAAACCCTCTACGCTTGATAAAATTTCCAATGCTTTATCTGAAGCTGAGCGTACGATTTCTGGCGCCTCTTTCTTAAAAACACCTTCTGAACCAGAAAAAGATAAAAAAGAAAACAATGAGCAAAGAACACCTCTCTCCCCTGAAGAAGAAGAAAAGAAAACAGAAGAAGAGCTAAAGGCTGAAAAAGCTGAGGAAGACAGAAAAAAAATTGAAGCAGAGCAAAAAATAGCTAAAGAGAAAGCTGAAGCTGAAGCTCGAAAAGAACTTACCATGGCTCAACTTTTGGCAAAAAATCCCAAAACTGAAAAAGAAATGGGAGAAGAGCTGGAAATGCTCACAGCCAGTAAAAACTTGACACCTGCAGAAGTGAGTAAAGTTTTACAATGGCTGATTAAACAAGAAATTGTACAATCAGAGCGAATTAAAAATCTGCAAAAAGCAGTCGAAAAACTCTCTCCAAAAACCTGAATTTTATAAAATTTTATTAAAGAGAAAGGATAGTTACATATTTGTAGCTATCCTTTTTTATATCCATAGAGCTAAATTCTAAGCTTCTATGAAAAAGATTTCTCAAGTAAGGTTTAAGACTCGCCAAGTGCGAATACACATCATATTCAAACTTAAGAATAGCGCATGTGAAATCGGAATAACCTTTTCATCTACTCTCTATTAAATGGGACTAATCATGAAGAAATTCAAACTTCGCAATCTCCCTCCCTTAGCTGGCATCGCTTGCCTTTTGGGCGTTGGTTTTCTTACTGGCTGCAGCGGTAATGAAAATGAACAGGAAGGTATTTCCCGTATGATGGGAAGTGGCAATCAAGATCAACCCGATGCAGACACAGCGCAGGGAGCCAAAATGCAATATGATCAAGAGCAACGCCTAAAACAACAGCAAGCAGATCAACCCGCTTCCTAATAATACACCATACAGTAAATCCATAATAAAACGGCACTGTAATCTATTTACAGTGCCGTTTTATTCATCGCTAATTGATATGCGGATGCTGATCTATGAGCTGCTGCCGCTCGATTTGCTTTTTATTCAGCTCCTCTTCCAAAGAGTGGATAATACCATCAATACTCTCAATTTTTTGTTCTAAAGTCTGCTGATGCTCTTCTAAAAGCTCTTTGGCTTCTTGAATATCTGAAGCCGCTGGAACGGCACCACGCAAAGGTCTGTTAGCAGTCTCCCTCATAAAGAAAGTCGTGATAAACCCAATTGTCCCCATTCCCATTAAATA
The genomic region above belongs to Acetobacteraceae bacterium and contains:
- the pyrF gene encoding orotidine-5'-phosphate decarboxylase, with amino-acid sequence MTTSTSIPEKILHRLPDRTGLIVALDMPSLAQAETIANAVRPHADMLKTGMEYCYATGLEKIKEIERILPIFIDLKLYDIPATVKKGMKSLMRYHPSMVTIHASGGAEMIRAAKEGLQESAKENHVPAPLLLAVTVLTSFSSEALEKTGIPRSPLDQALLLGKSAIESGADGLVCSGHELKHLRQELGERHVLVTPGIRPKGNETHDQKRVMTPTEAAHAGADWIVVGRPITQASNPAEAAKNIQEELSNASK